One part of the Salmo salar chromosome ssa10, Ssal_v3.1, whole genome shotgun sequence genome encodes these proteins:
- the mgat4c gene encoding uncharacterized protein YBL113C isoform X1, with amino-acid sequence MEHNHPVRTDRRTSPIRTECTLNIRTECTSPIRTECTLNIRTECTLNIRTERTRPIRTECTLNIRTEHTRSIRTERTRPIRTECTLNIRTEHTRSIRTECTRPIRTECTLNIRTERTLNIRTERTLNIRTEHTLPIRTECTLNIRTERTLNIRTEHTLNIRTECTLNIRTERTLSIRTECTLNIRTECTLNIRTECTLNIRTECTLNIRTERTLNIRTEHTLNIRTEHTLNIRTECTLNIRTECTLNIRTECTLNIRTEHTLSIRTECTLNIRTECTLSIRTEHTLPIRTERTRPIRTECTLNIRTERTLPIRTECTLNIRTEHTLSIRTECTLNIRTECTLNIRTECTLNIRTECTLNIRTERTLNIRTEHTLNIRTERTLNIRTEHTLSIRTECTLNIRTECTLSIRTEHTLPIRTERTRLIRTECTLNIRTERTLPIRTECTLNIRTECTRPIRTECTLNIRTEHTLSIRTECTLNIRTECTLNIRTERTRPIRTECTRPIRTECTLNIRTERTLPIRTECTLNIRTERTRPIRTEHTRSIRTAQLMNKITRECFNDRLYH; translated from the exons ATGGAACACAACCACCCCGTCAGGACGGATCGACGCACCAGCCCCATCAGGACAGAATGCACCCTCAACATCAGGACAGAATGCACCAGCCCCATCAGGACAGAATGCACCCTCAACATCAGGACAGAATGCACCCTCAACATCAGGACAGAACGCACCCGCCCCATCAGGACAGAATGCACCCTCAACATCAGGACAGAACATACGCGCTCCATCAGGACAGAACGCACCCGCCCCATCAGGACAGAATGCACCCTCAACATCAGGACAGAACATACACGCTCCATCAGGACAGAATGCACCCGCCCCATCAGGACAGAATGCACCCTCAACATCAGGACAGAACGCACCCTCAACATCAGGACAGAACGCACCCTCAACATCAGGACAGAACACACCCTCCCCATCAGGACAGAATGCACCCTCAACATCAGGACAGAACGCACCCTCAACATCAGGACAGAACATACCCTCAACATCAGGACAGAATGCACCCTCAACATCAGGACAGAACGCACCCTCTCCATCAGGACAGAATGCACCCTCAACATCAGGACAGAATGCACCCTCAACATCAGGACAGAATGCACCCTCAACATCAGGACAGAATGCACCCTCAACATCAGGACAGAACGCACCCTCAACATCAGGACAGAACATACCCTCAACATCAGGACAGAACACACCCTCAACATCAGGACAGAATGCACCCTCAACATCAGGACAGAATGCACCCTCAACATCAGGACAGAATGCACCCTCAACATCAGGACAGAACATACCCTCTCCATCAGGACAGAATGCACCCTCAACATCAGGACAGAATGCACCCTCTCCATCAGGACAGAACACACCCTCCCCATCAGGACAGAACGCACCCGCCCCATCAGGACAGAATGCACCCTCAACATCAGGACAGAACGCACCCTCCCCATCAGGACAGAATGCACCCTCAACATCAGGACAGAACACACCCTCTCCATCAGGACAGAATGCACCCTCAACATCAGGACAGAATGCACCCTCAACATCAGGACAGAATGCACCCTCAACATCAGGACAGAATGCACCCTCAACATCAGGACAGAACGCACCCTCAACATCAGGACAGAACATACCCTCAACATCAGGACAGAACGCACCCTCAACATCAGGACAGAACATACCCTCTCCATCAGGACAGAATGCACCCTCAACATCAGGACAGAATGCACCCTCTCCATCAGGACAGAACACACCCTCCCCATCAGGACAGAACGCACCCGCCTCATCAGGACAGAATGCACCCTCAACATCAGGACAGAACGCACCCTCCCCATCAGGACAGAATGCACCCTCAACATCAGGACAGAATGCACCCGCCCCATCAGGACAGAATGCACCCTCAACATCAGGACAGAACATACCCTCTCCATCAGGACAGAATGCACCCTCAACATCAGGACAGAATGCACCCTCAACATCAGGACAGAACGCACCCGCCCCATCAGGACAGAATGCACCCGCCCCATCAGGACAGAATGCACCCTCAACATCAGGACAGAACGCACCCTCCCCATCAGGACAGAATGCACCCTCAACATCAGGACAGAACGCACCCGCCCCATCAGGACAGAACATACGCGCTCCATCAGGACAGCGCAACTAATGAACAAAAT CACAAGAGAATGTTTCAATGACAGACTTTACCATTGA